The Ralstonia pseudosolanacearum genome includes the window GGAGTGGGCGACGTCGTCGCCGCCGGCGCACTACAACTTCCCGACCCTGCCGGTGGTGCGTGACATCGACGCCTTTGCCGACATGAAGGCGCGCGGCGAAGTGCCGACGCAGGTCGCCAGCAGCTACGAGAAGATCCACATGCCGAAGAACACCGGCGCCGGCTTCTTCATCGGCATGTTCTCGATCGTGATGGGCTTCGCGCTGATCTGGCACATCTGGTGGATGGCCGTGCTGGGTCTGGTCGGCATGATCGGTAGCTTCATCCTCCGCAGCAACAACGACGACATCGATTACTACGTGCCCGCTCAAGAGGTTCATGAGACCGAGTCGGCCTACTTCCAACGTATCGGTTCGCAGGCTTAAACCATGGCTACCAATGTTCTAGACGGCCACGCCGCGCACGCCGCGGACCACGGCCACGCGCATGACCATGCGCACCACCACGATGCCGCAGACACCAAGGTGTTCGGCTTCTGGGTGTACCTGATGAGCGACTTGATCATCTTCGCATCGCTGTTCGCCACGTTCTGCGTGCTGCGCAGCGCGACGGCGGGCGGCCCGGATGGCAAGGAGCTGTTCGACCTGTCATACGTGCTGATCGAGACGGGCATCCTGCTCGTGTCGTCCATCACCTACGGCATGGTGATGGTCGGCCTGCAGGCCGGCCGCAAGGACCAGGTGCTGCTGTGGCTGGGCATCACCTTCCTGCTGGGCGCGGCGTTCGTCGGCATGGAAATCAACGAGTTCCACCACCTGATCGCCGAAGGCGCGGGCCCGAGCCGCAGCGCATTCCTGTCGTCGTTCTTCACGCTGGTCGGCACGCACGGCCTGCACGTGGCGAGCGGCCTGCTGTGGATCGCCGTCCTGATGTGGCAGATCAGCCGTAAGGGCCTGACCACCACCAACTCCACCCGCCTGGCGTGCCTGAGCCTGTTCTGGCACTTCTTGGACGTGGTGTGGATCGGCGTGTTCACCGTCGTCTATCTGCTGGGAGCGATGTAAATGGAACAGACCAACGTTTCCTCCAACGTCCACGCCGACGCGCATGGCCACGCCACCGGCGGTGCCGGCCATGCCACGGTCAAGGGCTACCTGATCGGCTTCGTGCTGGCCGTGATCCTGACGGTCATTCCGTTCAAGATGGTGATGGGCGGCGGCTTCTCGCACGACACCGTGCTGGTCACCGTGATGGGGCTGGCGGTCGTGCAGATCGTCGTGCACCTGATCTATTTCCTGCACCTGGACGGTTCTTCCTCCCAGCGCTGGAACGTGATGGCCTTCCTGTTCACGCTGCTGATCCTGCTTATCGTGATCGTCGGTTCGCTGTGGGTCATGCATAACATGAACGTCAACATGATGACGCACTGAGCGCATCATCCGAGCCGCAAGAGAGAGGCGCCCGGTATGGGCGCCTTTTTCTTTTGGCCGCGCGCCGCCCGATCCGGTGCGGCCTGCTGCCCGCCTTTGCTACACTCCGCGGGTTTCCAAAATTCCAGCGCCTGACCTCATGTCACAGTACGTTTTCACCATGAACCGCGTGGGCAAGATCGTTCCGCCCAAGCGCCAGATCCTCAAGGACATCTCGCTGTCGTTCTTTCCCGGCGCCAAGATCGGCGTGCTGGGCCTGAACGGTTCGGGCAAGTCGACCGTGCTCAAGATCATGGCCGGCCTCGACAAGGACATCGAGGGCGACGCCACGCCGATGCCCAACCTGAACATCGGCTACCTGCCGCAGGAGCCGCAACTCGATCCCGCCAAGACCGTGCGCGAGGAAGTCGAGAGCGGTCTGGGTGAGGTGATGGACGCACAGAAGCAGCTCGAAGCCGTCTACGTTGCCTACGCCGAGCCGGATGCCGACTTCGACAAGCTGGCCGAAGAGCAGGCACGCCTGGAAGCCATCATCGCCGCCGGCGCTGGCGACAACGTCGAGCTGCAGCTCGAAATCGCCGCCGATGCCCTGCGCTTGCCGCCGTGGGACGCGCGCATCGAGCACCTGTCGGGCGGCGAAAAGCGCCGCGTGGCGCTGTGCAAGCTGCTGCTGTCGCGCCCCGACATGTTGCTGCTCGACGAGCCGACCAACCACTTGGATGCGGAATCCGTCGAGTGGCTCGAGCAGTTCCTGACCCGCTTCCCGGGCACCGTGGTGGCCGTGACCCACGACCGCTACTTCCTCGACAACGCCGCCGAGTGGATTCTCGAACTCGACCGCGGCCACGGCATTCCCTGGAAGGGCAACTACAGCTCCTGGCTGGACCAGAAGGAGACCCGCCTGAAGCAGGAAGAGTCCACCGAATCGGCACGCCAGAAGGCCCTGAAGAAGGAGCTGGAGTGGGTGCGCCAGAACCCGAAGGGCCGCCAGGCCAAATCCAAGGCCCGCCTGGCCCGCTTCGACGAGCTGAGCAGCCAGGAATACCAGAAGCGCAACGAAACGCAGGAAATCTTCATCCCGGCCGGCGAGCGCCTGGGCAATGAAGTCGTCGAGTTCACCAACGTCACCAAGGGCTACGGCGACCGCCTGCTGATCGACAATCTCAGCTTCACCATCCCGGCCGGCGCCATCGTCGGCATCATCGGGCCGAACGGCGCCGGCAAGTCGACGCTGTTCCGCATGCTGACGGGCAAGGAGCAGCCGGATGCGGGCACCGTCAAGATCGGCCCGACCGTCAAGCTCGCCTATGTGGACCAGAGCCGCGATGCCCTGGACGGCAGCAAGACCGTGTTCGAGGAAATCTCGGGCGGCGCCGACATCCTGACGGTGGGCCGGTACGAGACGCCGTCGCGCGCCTACATCGGCCGCTTCAACTTCAAGGGCGGCGACCAGCAGAAGCATGTCGGCACGCTGTCGGGCGGCGAGCGCGGTCGCCTGCACCTGGCCAAGACGCTGATCTCCGGCGGCAACGTGCTGCTGCTGGACGAACCGTCCAACGACCTCGACGTGGAAACGCTGCGCGCGCTGGAAGACGCGCTGCTGGAATTCGCCGGCTGCGTGATGGTGATCTCGCACGACCGCTGGTTCCTGGACCGCATCGCCACGCACATCATCGCCTTCGAAGGCGACTCGCACGTCGAATTCTTCCCGGGCAACTACCAGGAATACGAAGCGGACAAGAAGAAGCGCCTGGGCGAGGAAGGTGCCAAGCCCAAGCGCATCCGCTACAAGCCCGTCATCCGCTAAGCCGGAGGCTCAGGCGCCGCGGGCGCGTCGAGATTGCTGTCGAACTCGACGCGCTTGTGCGAACCATCGCAGAACGGCTTGTTCAGCGAATGGCCGCAGCGGCACAGCCACGCCTGTCCTTGCTCCACCGGCAATTCGCGCCCGCCCTGGGTGACGATGCGGAAGCTGCCCTTGATGTGATACGGCCCGTTGTTGCGGGCCGTGATGACGACGTCGTCGGCCATGGCCGTCTCCCGTCTCCCGCCTGGGTTAGAACAGGATGCCCTGCATGCGATGGGCGAAGCGCGCGGTCTGCGCGTCGCGCATCAGGGCCATGAACTGGTCCATGTCCATGTGCACCAGGTTTTCGTGGTCGCCGGCCTCGAAATAGACGTCGCGGTGCTGCATCAGGCTGTCGTCCAAGAAGGTGGGCATGCCATAGGCCATGCCTACCGGCGGTACCGCGCCCATATCGCAATCCTTGAAGACTTCGCGCAGTTCCGATTCGTCGGAGAGGGTGAGCTCGTAGCGGCCGGACTGCTTTTGCAGCTCCGACAGGTGCAGGTGGTAGGTCGACGGCAGCACGGCGGCGACATAGCCGTACTTGTCTTCCAGCAGCAGGGTCTTGGCGAGACGGTCGCCGGGGACGTGTGCGGATTGCGCCGTCTCGGTGCTGGTGTGGGTGTGCGGATGGCGGATGACCTCGTACAGGCAGCCTTTGCTGCGCAGGCAGCCGTCGAGGGTGTTGGAAATCGACATGGCGGACTCCTGGATACGTTGACGGCAGGCGGGCTTGCGATTGCCGCTACGCTCAGGATAGGTCGGATTCCACGCCGCGAGGGTGGAGGCCATGCACGCAAAACCGGGCGCACGAGGCGCCCGGTAGAGGAAAGGTCGGTCAGTCCGACAGGGATGATGTGCGGTGAGCGTCAGTCACGGTCCCAGCCGCGGTGGTGGTGCCACTCGCGCTCACGCCATTCGTGTTCGCGCCATTCACGGCGACGCCATTCGCGCTCGCGCCAGTACGGATCGCGGTAGTAGCCGCCGCCCACCACGACCGGTGCCGGTGCGTATACCGGTGCCGGTTGATAGATCACCGGCGGCGGCGGGGCGTACACGGGGGCCGGTGCCACGTAGACCGGTGCCGCGTAGACCGGTGCCGGTACGCCGATCGACACGCCGATGTCGACATGGGCCAGCGCTGCCGTCGAGGCGCACAGCGCAGCTCCACCCAGAACGAATGCGAGCAGTGTGCGTTTCATGAGGCTTCTCCTTGCGGTTGCGAGGCCGGCGGAGCCAGGCGCCGCATCGACTTCGTACAATCGGGTATGTGAAGGCATTGTACGAACCGCGTCCCGGTAACGGTGATACGCAATTCCTACGGCTGTAACAGAAAGTAAAGCCGCGCCCCGCTGAAATTCAGGCGGGGCGCGGTGCATCAGGTCGCGGCCGGCGCGTTGGCCGGCAGCCAGGCCGCACGATGCACATCGGACGACCACACCGCGAGGTGCAGCGCCGACAACGCCAGCGGATCGGACAGCAGTACCAGCTTCTGCTTGCTGGTGAGCTTGTCCGGGCCGGCCGCCAGTGCCTGGAGCACGGTGGCATCGCGCACATCCAGCAGCTTCGGATCGTGCGGGAAGCGGGCCGTGCCGATCGCGCACATCAGCGCATTGGTGACTGGATCGACCACGGCCAGGCGGAAGTCGGGCGTCGGCGGGGCCTGGCGCAGGTGCTTGCGCATCGCGCGCAGCTCGCGCGGCGGGCGCACTTCCTCGGGGATCATGAACAGGCGCCAGCGGCGCATGCACCGCCCCAGGGTCACGCGGCTGGAGAACACCGACAGCAGGATCGACACGATCAGCGCGCCCACCACCGGCGACAGCCACCACAGGAAGCTCGGGTTCAGCCAGTACACCAGCGCGGCCCAGCCCAGGCCCAGCAGCGTGTGCAGGCCATGGCGGCGCACCGCGTCGCCCCAGTGCGTCTGCGCATCGTCGCGCGGCGGCGACTTCCAGTGCACCTTCCAGCCCAGGAACGCGGCCGTGACGAAGCGCGTGTGAAACAGCATGCGCACCGGCGCCGCCAGCACCGAGAATACCGCCTCGATCACCATCGACAGCGCCAGACGCACCGCGCCGCCGAAGCGCCTCGGTCCCTTCGCCCACAGCACCAGCACGCTCAGGATCTTGGGCAGGAACAGCACGGTCGCGGTTGCCGAGAACAGCGCGGCGGCCTTCTCCGGATGCCACTCCGGCCAGATCGGGAAGAGCTGGCGCGGCTGCGTGAAGTATTCCGGCGCGATCAGCGTGTGCTTGGCCAGCAGCGCCGTCGACAGCAGCAGGAACAGGAACCACAGCGGCGCCGACAGGTAGGCCATGACGCCCGTCACGAACACCGCGCGATGCACCGGGTGGAAGCCCGGCGAGCCAAACAGGCGGAAGTTCATCAGGTTGCCGTGGCACCAGCGGCGGTCGCGGCCCAGTTCGTCGAGCAGGTTGGGCGGCATCTCTTCGTAGCTGCCGTCCAGGTCGTACGCGATCCAGACCGACCAGCCGGCGCGCCGCATCAGCGCGGCTTCGACAAAGTCGTGCGACATGATCTCGCCGGACAGCGACCCCTTGCCCGGAATCGGCGCCAGCGCACAGTGCTTGATGAACGGCTCCAGCCGGATGATGGCGTTGTGGCCCCAGTAGTGCGATTCGCCCAGCTGCCAGTAGTGCAGGCCGGCGGTGAACAGCGGCCCGTACACGCGCGTGGCGAACTGCTGGATACGCGCGTACAGCGTGTCGCGGCCGGCAGCCAGCGGTGCGGTCTGGATGATGCCGGCGCTCGGGGCGCCCTCCATCAGCTGCACCAGGCGCGTCAGGCAGTCGCCGCTCATCACGCTGTCAGCGTCGAGCACGATCATGTAGCGGTATCGGCCGCCCCAGCGCCGGCAGAAGTCGTCGATATTGCCGCTCTTGCGCTTCACGCGGTGGCGGCGCCAGCGGTAGAAGACGCGCCCGAAGCCGTCGAGCGCGCGGCAGACGTGCAGCCAGGCGTCGGCCTCGGCCGTGCGGAGGTCCGGATCGCCCGAGTCCGACAGCACGAAGAAGTCGAAGTGCTCGAGGTGGCCGGTGCGCTGCAGGGACTCGTACGTCGCGCGCAGACCTGCGAAGACGCGTTGCACATCCTCGTTGCAGATCGGCATGACGATGGCGGTGCGCGCGTCGTCCGGGATGGGCGCGTTGGGCGCGGCGCGGCGCGAAATGACGAAGCGGTCGCCGTGGAACGCCAGCAGCAGGAAGCCGGTGATCGCCGTCCAGAAGCCCGCCGACACCCAGCAGAACAGCAGGGCGAACAGCGCGATGATGATGGCTTCCAGCCAATCGTGGCCGTGATACGGCAGCACGGTGCTCATGGCCCAGGTGGCCGCCACCGTCTGCGCGATCATCAGCGCCAGCAGCGTCAGGCGCCGGCGCGCGCCGACGAAGCGCCAGATGCCTTTCGGATCGGGCGAATCGGGCTTTTCGTAGGGCACGGGGGCCGTCCCGCCGGAGAACAGCCGGCCGATGGCGCGGCGCGCGCGCCAGATCGGGCCCAGCACCCACGGCCACGGCACCATCGAACGGCGCGCGGGCTCGGGGCCGGTGTCCAGGTGGATGCGGCCCGCGGTGTCGTGTTCCAGCGGCGGGGCGGGCTCAGGCGTCGCGGCGCCCGCGTGGGGCGTGCCGTAGGCGGCGTCGAGCCGCGAGCCGATCGACGCATAGGCAGGGACACTGCCTTCGATCGATGCGGTCTGCGCGGCGTCGAGCTTGGCGAGCGCGCGGTGCAGCTTGGCCAATGCAGCCGCGTCCTTGTCGGCCGGCTCGATGCCGGCCTCGCGACGCAGGGCGGCACGCGCTTCGGCAGGCAAGGGGAGCGCCTCGAGATAACGCTCGGCCACGGACAGCGCCGTGGTCGGGCGGGTGGAGGCGGTCGTGCCCTCAGCGTTGCCGGGCTGGGCGTTTAGCCCGGAGGTAGCAGGTAGCTCCACGTCTCTGAAAGTCCGGTACCGCCGCTGCGCAGATAGCCGCGCAGCTCGATGGGTTTGTCGTCGTCGACCCGCTTCAGGCGCACGGTTACGCGCCAGCCGCCGGTCGCGGTGTTGGGTTGGCCGAAGATCGATTCGATCTTGCCGTTGGCGTCCGCCGTGAACACCGGCTCGACCGGTGCGTTGGGCGGCAGCTTCGCCAGGGCCGGGCCCTCGAAGTCGACCACGAGGGCGATGGTGTCGTCCGGTTTGCGCTCGTCGGGGCGCTTGGTGGTCCAGCCGTGCGAGCGGCGCGTCTGCGTGACCCACGACAGGCCGGGCTTCTTGTCGCCCTCCTTCTGCCACAGTAGGCGGTATTCGAGGTTGAACGGCTGCTGCGGCTTGGGCGGCGTCTCGGGCACCCAGTACGCGACCACGTTGTCGTTGGTCTCGTCCGGCGTCGGGATTTGCACCAGCTCCACGCGGCCGGCGCCCCATTTGCCGACCGGCTCCACCCACGCGCTCGGGCGCAGCTCGTAGCGGTCGCCGATTTCCTGGTAGTTGGAGAAGGCGCGGTCGCGCTGCATCAGGCCGAAGCCGCCGGGGTTGGTGGTGGAGAAGGAGCTGACCAGCAGGCGCTTCGGGTTGGTGAGCGGACGCCAGATCCATTCGCCCGTGCCCGACAGCATCGACAGGCCGTCGGAGTCATGGACCTCGGGGCGGAAGTCCAGCGCGCTGGCCGGCTGGTTCTCGCCGAAGAAGAACATGCTGGTCAGCGGCGCGATGCCCAGCTTGCTGACGTTCTCGCGCATGTAGAGCTGCGCCTTCACGTCGACCTCGGTGTCCGTGCCCGGCTTGATGACGAAGCGGTACGCGCCGGTGGCGCGGCGCGAATTGAGCAGGGCGTAGATCGTCAGCTCCTTGGCGTTGGCCGCCGGGCGCTCGATCCAGAATTCGGTGAAGCGGGGGAATTCCTCGCCGGAGTTGAGCGCGGTATCGATGGCCAGGCCGCGCGCGGACAGGCCATAGACCTGCCCCTTGCCGATGCCGCGGAAGTAGGACGCGCCCAGGAAGACGAGGACTTCGTCCTTGTACTTGGGCGTGTTCATCGGGTAATGGATGCGGAATCCGGCGAAGCCCAGGTTGCGCAGATGCTTCGGGTCGAGCTTGACGGGGCCGTAGTCGAACAGCCTGGGGTCGAAGCGGATCTCGCGCGCGCCGGCCGGGGAGACCTCGTTGATCGTCACCGGCTGGTCGTAGTACGAGCCCTCGTGAAAGAAGCCGAGCTCGAACGGCAGCTTGTCGCGGCGCCAGTAGGCCTGGTCCGACTTGAAGCGGATTTCGCGGTACTGATCGTAGCGCAACTCGCGCAGTTCGTGCGGCAGCGTGTCGGGCGGCGCCTTATAAGGCTTGGCCGCCAGTTGCTTGGCGCGCGCGGCCACGTCGTTGAGGCCGAAGGCCAGCGCCGCCTGTGCCGAGGCCAGCGCCAGCAGGCCGACAGCCAGCCGCATGCAGCCGGCCATCGCGCGCGCGCGGCGAGAATGGGAGGGAACAGCGTGTGGAATGGTCAAAATGGGATCGCGTGTCTGGCGGCGAGGGGAACGAAAGCGACGTCCGGACTCACCGCACGTTCGTCTGTGCCGCCGAGATTCTACCCGTCAGCCCTTTGCCAGATCAAAACCCGCAACATTTTGATAACGTTTACGGCCCTCCGTTTCGCCGATCACCGTGGCAATTTGCGCACGCATCTGCGTTTTCCGGCGGGTTCGCCATCCGACGAATGGGGGAACGCAGCGGCCGCGCCGGGGTCAGAACCGCTCCCGCTGCCCTCCGTGGCACACTTTCGGCTCTCTTTCCGACAGGAGTTCGCATGATCCGCTGGACCCATCGCGCCGCCGCGCTCGCTTTTTCCACTTCGCTGCTGGCGCCGGTGGCGCTGGCGGCACCGGCGGCCAAGGATGCGGCCCGGCAGGCACCGGCCAGGGCCGTGCGCGACCCGGGTGACGTGGCCGCGCTGCTCGATGCTTTCCCGCTCGGCAAGCCGTTGCCTCAGTTGCCGTCCTGCGACGACGTGCGCGTCGGTGGCGGCAAGGACGTTTCCGCCTATTGCTCGGACGCGCTGGAGTCGCACGGCCGGACCCGTTCGCTGGGCGTGCCCGCGGCCAAGCGGCCCGAGCTGATGGACGGCCCGCAGGCGGTGCTGCTGGTCGATCAGGGCAACATCGCCGGCCTGTTCGTGCCGACCCGCGGCGTGGACACCGAGCAGCGGGTCTATCAGGCGCTCGCCGATCGGTACGGCAAGCCCGTGCAGGAGGCCAAGGTGGCCCTCCCGCTCAAGTCCGGCAAGACGGTCGAGTCCCTGCGCGTGCGCTGGGCAGCAAACCAGACCGTGGTGACGATGTACGCGATTCCCGACGAGCCGCAGAACGGCACCGTCGAATTCCTGTGGGCGCCGCGGGCCGGCGCCGTGCTGGAGCAGATGCGCGCCGAGGTGGATCCGGATGCACCCAAGCCGGCGTCCGGTGTGGCCGCATCGGCGCCCGCGGCTGCCGGCAAGCCGGCTGGTGCGAGCCCGGCGCCACAACGGTGAGCTTGCCGACACCGGTCCGTAGTCTTCCGTTACAACGCTTACACCCGCATGACCCCGGCGCCGTACGGCGGCGCTTATAACGTCCGCATGGCCTCACTGGAGGGGCCGAAGGACGCAATCATGAAAATCGTGGCTCTGGCCTTATTGGCCGCGACGCTCGGAGGATGTGCGGTGTATCCGGCACCGGTGGCGGTGGCGCCCGAGCCGGTCTACGTTGCGCCGGCTCCCGCCTACTACGGCTACTGGGGGCCGTCAGTCCGCTTCAACTACTATCACCGCTGATCGGCGCTGATCTTGCGCGGTTACGGCGGCGATTCGGCCGATTGCAGCCCCGGCCAGCTGGCCGCCAGCGTCTGCGGCAGGCCGAGCAGGTCGAGTACGCGCCCGACCGTGTGGTCGACGAGGTCGTCGATGGTCTTGGGCCGCTGATAGAAGCCGGGCACGGGCGGGAAGACGATGCCGCCCATCTCCGTGACAGCCGTCATGTTGCGCAGGTGCGCAAGATTGAGCGGCGTTTCCCGCACCATCAGGATCAGCCGGCGGCGCTCCTTGAGCGTGACGTCCGCCGCGCGGGCGATCAGGTTGTCCGACAGGCCGTGCGCGACGGCCGCCAGGGTCTTCATCGAACAGGGTGCCACCACCATGGCCTCGGCGGCGAACGAGCCGCTGGCGATGGTCGCGCCGATGTCGCGCACGTTGTGTACCACGTGCGCCAGCGCTTCCACTTCCTCGCGGGTCATCTGCAGCTCGTGCTGCACGTTCATCAGGCCGGCGGGCGACATCAGCAGGTGCGATTCCACGCCCGCCGTATCGCGCAGAACCTGCAGCAGCCGCACGCCGTAGATCGCGCCGGACGCCCCGGTGATCGCGACGATGATGCGCCGCGCGCGCCGTGCGCCGGCCGTGGCCGGCTGGGCGGATGCCGCCGGACCGGAGCCGGCGTCCAGGGACGAAGTCACGCAGAAACCGGGACGGTGTTCAGGCGGCCAGCAACGGCTGCAGTTCGCCGCTCTGGTACATCTCCATCATGATGTCCGAGCCGCCGATGAACTCGCCCTTGACGTAGAGCTGCGGGATGGTCGGCCAGTTGGCGTATTCCTTGATGCCTTGGCGGATCTCGTCGTCTTCCAGCACGTTGACGGTGTAGGGCTGGTCCACGCCGCAGGCCTTCAGGATCTGGACGGCGCGGCCGGAGAAGCCGCACATCGGGAACTGCGCCGTGCCCTTCATGAAGAGGACGACAGGGTGGCTCTTGACGATCTGGTCGATCTTTTCGTGCGTGGTGCTCATGGGGAGGCTCGATTCGTTGAGGGCACGGGCAGGCCCGGGCCGCATGGAAAACCCGCCTATTCTAGCGAGGTTCGTCAGGCCGCGTTCTGCGCGGCAGGGTGCCGGCCGCCGCTGCAGCGGTCGTGGCCGGCGAGGTCCTGGGCGGTGAAGACATCGGCGAAACCCGCGTCGGCCAGCAGCGCGCGCACCGCGGGGCCCTGGTCGTAGCCGTGCTCCAGTAGCAGCCAGCCGTCGGCCGCCAGCCGGGCCGGCGCGCCGGCGACGATGGTGCGCAGGTGGCGCAGGCCGTCGCCGTGGTCGGTGAGCGCGCCGGCGGGTTCGAAGCGCAGGTCGCCCTGGCCCAGGTGCGCGTCGGTCGATGCAATGTAGGGCGGGTTGCTGACGATGAGGTCGAATACCGGCGGGGCGTCGCGCTCGGGCAAGGCGGCGTACCAGTCGCCCAGGGCGGCATGCATGTTGGTGGCGCCGAGCGCCTGGGCGTTGCGGACGGCCACCGCCAGCGCATCGGCGGAGGTGTCGGTGGCCCACACCCGCGCATCGCGCCTGGCCAGCGCAACGGTGACGGCGATGATGCCGCTGCCCGTGCCGAGGTCCAGCACGGCGGGCGCGTCGCGGTCATCGATGCGGTCGAGCGCCTGCTCGACCAGCAGTTCGGTGTCCGGGCGCGGGATCAGCACGGCCGGCGTCACCTGGAACATGCGCCCGAAGAATTCGCGTTCGCCCAGCAGATAGGCCATCGGCTCGCCTGCCAGGCGGCGGGTCGCCAGCTCGGCCAGGCGCGTGCGCGTGCCATCGTCGATGCCGCAGGTGTCCTGCGTGATCAGTTGCACGCGCGACAGGCCGGTCACATGCGATACCAGCATGCGCGCTTCCAGGGCGGGCAGGCCGGCGCCGGTCAGCACGGCGAGCGCATCGGCCACGCGCGGCAGCGTATCGGGTGGAATCGCGAAGGTGGAAGGCACGGCAGGTCCGTCGTTGGGCAGGGCGGGGCGCACAAAATAACACGGGCCCGGCCATATCGGCACGGGCCCGTGTCGGGCTGCAGCGAGCGCGGATGCGCCGGGCTTACTGCTTGGCGGCTTCCTTGACCTTGTCCGCGCCTTCCTTGGCGGCGTCGGCCATCTTGCCGGCGGCGTCCTTCGCGTCGGCCATGGCGCCCGAGGCGGCGTTCATGGCAGCCTGCGCACCGGAGGCGACTTCGGCCACGCCCGACTTGGCGGTGTCGGCAGCCTGGCTGGCAGCGTTGCTGGCGCTGTCGACGGCTTGCTTGGCGGCGTCGGCCGATTGCTGGATCGCGTTCTTGGCGGTATCGGCCGGGTTGCCTTCCTGCTTGCCGCAGGCGGCGAGGCCCAGGGCCAGCGAAGCGGCGACAGCGAGAGTCAGTAGACGGGTTTGCATGCGATTTCTCCTAAATCGTGGTGATCGCCGCGCCTTTGCCTTCAGGGTCGGGGGATGGCGTCGCCGGATGCGACCGGCGACGCACTTGCGCGGTCGGAACGATGATTATAGGAAGGGGGCGCCGGTGTGCCACCGCACAACCTTGTTTCAAACGCAAGCAGATGTTACGGGGCCAGCGCTTTTTAACAATCTGACCATCAGGTCTCTTCACCGAGGGCGGCCAGCTGTTCGGCCTGATGCTCGGCGGCCAGCGCACCCAGCAGTTCGCCCAGGTCGCCGTCCATGAGCGCGTCGATCTTGTACAGCGTCAGGTTGATGCGGTGGTCGGTGATGCGGCCCTGCGGGAAGTTGTACGTGC containing:
- the cyoC gene encoding cytochrome o ubiquinol oxidase subunit III, whose translation is MATNVLDGHAAHAADHGHAHDHAHHHDAADTKVFGFWVYLMSDLIIFASLFATFCVLRSATAGGPDGKELFDLSYVLIETGILLVSSITYGMVMVGLQAGRKDQVLLWLGITFLLGAAFVGMEINEFHHLIAEGAGPSRSAFLSSFFTLVGTHGLHVASGLLWIAVLMWQISRKGLTTTNSTRLACLSLFWHFLDVVWIGVFTVVYLLGAM
- a CDS encoding cytochrome o ubiquinol oxidase subunit IV, with the translated sequence MEQTNVSSNVHADAHGHATGGAGHATVKGYLIGFVLAVILTVIPFKMVMGGGFSHDTVLVTVMGLAVVQIVVHLIYFLHLDGSSSQRWNVMAFLFTLLILLIVIVGSLWVMHNMNVNMMTH
- the ettA gene encoding energy-dependent translational throttle protein EttA; translation: MSQYVFTMNRVGKIVPPKRQILKDISLSFFPGAKIGVLGLNGSGKSTVLKIMAGLDKDIEGDATPMPNLNIGYLPQEPQLDPAKTVREEVESGLGEVMDAQKQLEAVYVAYAEPDADFDKLAEEQARLEAIIAAGAGDNVELQLEIAADALRLPPWDARIEHLSGGEKRRVALCKLLLSRPDMLLLDEPTNHLDAESVEWLEQFLTRFPGTVVAVTHDRYFLDNAAEWILELDRGHGIPWKGNYSSWLDQKETRLKQEESTESARQKALKKELEWVRQNPKGRQAKSKARLARFDELSSQEYQKRNETQEIFIPAGERLGNEVVEFTNVTKGYGDRLLIDNLSFTIPAGAIVGIIGPNGAGKSTLFRMLTGKEQPDAGTVKIGPTVKLAYVDQSRDALDGSKTVFEEISGGADILTVGRYETPSRAYIGRFNFKGGDQQKHVGTLSGGERGRLHLAKTLISGGNVLLLDEPSNDLDVETLRALEDALLEFAGCVMVISHDRWFLDRIATHIIAFEGDSHVEFFPGNYQEYEADKKKRLGEEGAKPKRIRYKPVIR
- a CDS encoding CDGSH iron-sulfur domain-containing protein; the protein is MADDVVITARNNGPYHIKGSFRIVTQGGRELPVEQGQAWLCRCGHSLNKPFCDGSHKRVEFDSNLDAPAAPEPPA
- a CDS encoding aminoacyl-tRNA deacylase; translated protein: MSISNTLDGCLRSKGCLYEVIRHPHTHTSTETAQSAHVPGDRLAKTLLLEDKYGYVAAVLPSTYHLHLSELQKQSGRYELTLSDESELREVFKDCDMGAVPPVGMAYGMPTFLDDSLMQHRDVYFEAGDHENLVHMDMDQFMALMRDAQTARFAHRMQGILF
- the mdoH gene encoding glucans biosynthesis glucosyltransferase MdoH, whose translation is MELPATSGLNAQPGNAEGTTASTRPTTALSVAERYLEALPLPAEARAALRREAGIEPADKDAAALAKLHRALAKLDAAQTASIEGSVPAYASIGSRLDAAYGTPHAGAATPEPAPPLEHDTAGRIHLDTGPEPARRSMVPWPWVLGPIWRARRAIGRLFSGGTAPVPYEKPDSPDPKGIWRFVGARRRLTLLALMIAQTVAATWAMSTVLPYHGHDWLEAIIIALFALLFCWVSAGFWTAITGFLLLAFHGDRFVISRRAAPNAPIPDDARTAIVMPICNEDVQRVFAGLRATYESLQRTGHLEHFDFFVLSDSGDPDLRTAEADAWLHVCRALDGFGRVFYRWRRHRVKRKSGNIDDFCRRWGGRYRYMIVLDADSVMSGDCLTRLVQLMEGAPSAGIIQTAPLAAGRDTLYARIQQFATRVYGPLFTAGLHYWQLGESHYWGHNAIIRLEPFIKHCALAPIPGKGSLSGEIMSHDFVEAALMRRAGWSVWIAYDLDGSYEEMPPNLLDELGRDRRWCHGNLMNFRLFGSPGFHPVHRAVFVTGVMAYLSAPLWFLFLLLSTALLAKHTLIAPEYFTQPRQLFPIWPEWHPEKAAALFSATATVLFLPKILSVLVLWAKGPRRFGGAVRLALSMVIEAVFSVLAAPVRMLFHTRFVTAAFLGWKVHWKSPPRDDAQTHWGDAVRRHGLHTLLGLGWAALVYWLNPSFLWWLSPVVGALIVSILLSVFSSRVTLGRCMRRWRLFMIPEEVRPPRELRAMRKHLRQAPPTPDFRLAVVDPVTNALMCAIGTARFPHDPKLLDVRDATVLQALAAGPDKLTSKQKLVLLSDPLALSALHLAVWSSDVHRAAWLPANAPAAT
- a CDS encoding glucan biosynthesis protein G, with protein sequence MAGCMRLAVGLLALASAQAALAFGLNDVAARAKQLAAKPYKAPPDTLPHELRELRYDQYREIRFKSDQAYWRRDKLPFELGFFHEGSYYDQPVTINEVSPAGAREIRFDPRLFDYGPVKLDPKHLRNLGFAGFRIHYPMNTPKYKDEVLVFLGASYFRGIGKGQVYGLSARGLAIDTALNSGEEFPRFTEFWIERPAANAKELTIYALLNSRRATGAYRFVIKPGTDTEVDVKAQLYMRENVSKLGIAPLTSMFFFGENQPASALDFRPEVHDSDGLSMLSGTGEWIWRPLTNPKRLLVSSFSTTNPGGFGLMQRDRAFSNYQEIGDRYELRPSAWVEPVGKWGAGRVELVQIPTPDETNDNVVAYWVPETPPKPQQPFNLEYRLLWQKEGDKKPGLSWVTQTRRSHGWTTKRPDERKPDDTIALVVDFEGPALAKLPPNAPVEPVFTADANGKIESIFGQPNTATGGWRVTVRLKRVDDDKPIELRGYLRSGGTGLSETWSYLLPPG
- a CDS encoding UbiX family flavin prenyltransferase encodes the protein MTSSLDAGSGPAASAQPATAGARRARRIIVAITGASGAIYGVRLLQVLRDTAGVESHLLMSPAGLMNVQHELQMTREEVEALAHVVHNVRDIGATIASGSFAAEAMVVAPCSMKTLAAVAHGLSDNLIARAADVTLKERRRLILMVRETPLNLAHLRNMTAVTEMGGIVFPPVPGFYQRPKTIDDLVDHTVGRVLDLLGLPQTLAASWPGLQSAESPP